In a single window of the Oscillatoria salina IIICB1 genome:
- a CDS encoding DUF7219 family protein, with product MTEQDKDKDREKDNFLYPRSTYRGQVKPENVVFNANLQEFAQRVNYICNLETGGKVPPDQAYKQIRELWQQLTQSKKQLRIGENPFQSEEES from the coding sequence ATGACAGAACAAGATAAAGATAAAGATCGAGAAAAAGATAATTTCCTCTACCCGCGAAGTACCTATCGGGGACAGGTTAAGCCGGAAAATGTGGTTTTTAACGCGAATTTGCAAGAATTTGCTCAACGAGTTAACTACATCTGCAATCTAGAAACTGGTGGTAAAGTACCTCCAGACCAAGCTTACAAGCAAATTAGAGAACTTTGGCAACAACTAACCCAATCGAAAAAACAACTGAGAATTGGCGAAAATCCTTTTCAAAGTGAGGAGGAATCGTGA